One part of the Anaeromyxobacter sp. Fw109-5 genome encodes these proteins:
- the trpA gene encoding tryptophan synthase subunit alpha — MKTAKASAPAAAAPPTDRIAAAFARCRARGEAALVTYVMGGDPDLATSRAMALACVEGGADLLELGVPFSDPMADGPTIQHAAERALASGTTPDGVLEVAAAVRARSDVPIALMGYLNPILARGVDRFAQGCARAGVDAVIVPDLLPEEAGDVAPVLAARGIRTVFLLAPTSDAARVEAAARAATGFLYFVSVTGVTGARRAVAAEIAPAVAAIRAKSPVPVVIGFGVSSPAQARELGPLADGVVVGSAIVQRVAEGGSRAARGARVTRFVRSLKRALRR; from the coding sequence ATGAAGACGGCGAAGGCCAGCGCACCGGCCGCGGCGGCGCCCCCGACCGATCGGATCGCGGCGGCGTTCGCGCGCTGCCGGGCCCGGGGCGAGGCGGCGCTCGTGACGTACGTGATGGGCGGCGATCCCGACCTCGCCACCTCGCGGGCGATGGCGCTCGCCTGCGTCGAGGGCGGCGCCGACCTGCTCGAGCTCGGCGTCCCCTTCTCCGATCCCATGGCGGACGGCCCCACCATCCAGCACGCCGCGGAGCGCGCGCTCGCGTCGGGCACGACGCCGGACGGCGTGCTCGAGGTGGCCGCGGCGGTGCGCGCGCGCTCGGACGTGCCCATCGCGCTCATGGGCTACCTGAACCCGATCCTCGCCCGCGGCGTCGACCGGTTCGCCCAGGGCTGCGCTCGCGCCGGGGTGGACGCGGTGATCGTCCCCGATCTCCTCCCCGAGGAGGCCGGCGACGTGGCCCCCGTCCTCGCCGCGCGCGGGATCCGCACCGTGTTCCTGCTCGCGCCCACCTCCGACGCGGCCCGCGTCGAGGCCGCGGCCCGCGCCGCCACCGGGTTCCTCTACTTCGTCTCCGTGACCGGAGTGACCGGCGCCCGGCGGGCGGTCGCGGCGGAGATCGCGCCGGCGGTCGCCGCCATCCGCGCGAAGAGCCCGGTGCCGGTGGTGATCGGCTTCGGCGTTTCCTCGCCCGCGCAGGCGCGCGAGCTGGGACCGCTCGCGGACGGGGTGGTGGTCGGGAGCGCCATCGTGCAGCGCGTCGCCGAGGGCGGCTCCCGCGCGGCGCGCGGCGCGCGCGTCACCCGCTTCGTG
- the trpB gene encoding tryptophan synthase subunit beta: MTVPLPDPRGRFGAYGGRYVPETLVPALEELEAAWRAAREDPAFEAELAELLTRFAGRETPLGEARRMSADAGGCRILLKREDLCHTGAHKVNNTLGQVLLARRMGKTRIIAETGAGQHGVATATAAALFGLPCDVFMGALDVERQALNVFRMQLLGARVVPVESGSRTLKDAMNEALRDWVTNVRDTHYIIGSVAGPHPYPALVRDFQSVIGAEARRQCLEVAGRLPDAVVACVGGGSNAMGIFSAFLEDPGVTLVAVEAAGHGLATGRHGASLAKGRPGVLHGSRSYVLQDEHGQIREAHSISAGLDYPGVGPELAHLNDSGRLTLMQASDDDALEALQYLARMEGIIPALETAHAVAAARQVARALGPEGLLVVNVSGRGDKDVDQVRRALAARAAPGRKAAPRRRARRPAPAAAPRRKRSGR; the protein is encoded by the coding sequence ATGACGGTCCCCCTCCCCGACCCACGCGGCCGGTTCGGCGCGTACGGCGGGCGCTACGTCCCCGAGACGCTCGTCCCTGCCCTCGAGGAGCTCGAGGCCGCGTGGCGCGCGGCGCGCGAGGACCCCGCCTTCGAGGCCGAGCTGGCGGAGCTCCTCACCCGCTTCGCCGGGCGCGAGACCCCGCTCGGAGAGGCGCGTCGCATGAGCGCGGACGCGGGGGGCTGCCGGATCCTGCTGAAGCGCGAGGACCTCTGCCACACCGGCGCGCACAAGGTGAACAACACCCTCGGCCAGGTGCTGCTCGCGCGGAGGATGGGGAAGACCCGCATCATCGCCGAGACCGGCGCGGGGCAGCACGGCGTCGCCACCGCCACCGCCGCGGCGCTGTTCGGGCTGCCCTGCGACGTGTTCATGGGCGCGCTCGACGTCGAGCGCCAGGCGCTGAACGTCTTCCGCATGCAGCTCCTCGGCGCGCGCGTCGTCCCGGTGGAGTCCGGCTCGCGCACGCTCAAGGACGCGATGAACGAGGCGCTGCGCGACTGGGTGACGAACGTGCGCGACACCCACTACATCATCGGCTCGGTCGCCGGCCCGCACCCGTACCCCGCCCTCGTGCGCGACTTCCAGTCGGTGATCGGCGCGGAGGCGCGGCGGCAGTGCCTGGAGGTCGCGGGGCGGCTCCCCGACGCCGTGGTGGCCTGCGTCGGCGGCGGCTCCAACGCGATGGGGATCTTCTCGGCGTTCCTGGAGGATCCCGGGGTGACGCTCGTGGCGGTCGAGGCCGCCGGCCACGGGCTCGCGACCGGCCGGCACGGCGCCTCGCTCGCGAAGGGCCGGCCCGGCGTGCTCCACGGCTCGCGCAGCTACGTCCTGCAGGACGAGCACGGCCAGATCCGCGAGGCGCACTCCATCTCCGCCGGCCTCGACTATCCGGGGGTCGGCCCGGAGCTGGCGCACCTGAACGACAGCGGCCGGCTGACGCTCATGCAGGCGAGCGACGACGACGCGCTCGAGGCGCTGCAGTACCTCGCGCGCATGGAGGGGATCATCCCCGCCCTCGAGACCGCGCACGCGGTCGCCGCGGCCCGGCAGGTCGCCCGCGCGCTCGGGCCGGAGGGGCTCCTCGTGGTGAACGTGTCGGGGCGGGGTGACAAGGACGTGGACCAGGTCCGCCGCGCGCTCGCGGCGCGAGCGGCGCCCGGCCGGAAGGCCGCGCCCCGCCGCCGCGCCAGGCGCCCGGCGCCAGCGGCGGCGCCGCGCCGCAAGAGGAGCGGACGATGA
- a CDS encoding phosphoribosylanthranilate isomerase, with protein MPPVKVKICGITRLEDALAAARHGADALGFNFWPRSKRFIAPADAAAIVRKLPPEVEAFGVFVNASREELLAAVAASGVGTAQLHGDEPPALCASLPVPVVKAIRVDGPSALAALAAYEVSAFLLDAAGPGFGGSGRTLDWELAAEAARAARVFLAGGLTPENVAEAVSRVRPYGVDVASGVELMPGVKDEEKVRRFVQAAKEAAR; from the coding sequence ATGCCTCCTGTGAAGGTCAAGATCTGCGGCATCACCCGCCTCGAGGACGCCCTGGCGGCGGCCCGCCACGGCGCCGACGCGCTCGGGTTCAACTTCTGGCCCCGCTCGAAGCGCTTCATCGCGCCCGCCGACGCGGCCGCGATCGTGCGCAAGCTGCCGCCCGAGGTGGAGGCGTTCGGCGTGTTCGTGAACGCCTCGCGGGAGGAGCTCCTCGCCGCCGTCGCCGCCTCGGGCGTGGGCACCGCGCAGCTGCACGGGGACGAGCCGCCCGCGCTGTGCGCCTCGCTCCCGGTGCCGGTGGTGAAGGCGATCCGCGTGGACGGGCCGAGCGCGCTCGCGGCGCTCGCCGCCTACGAGGTCAGCGCGTTCCTGCTCGACGCGGCGGGGCCCGGCTTCGGCGGCAGCGGACGCACCCTCGACTGGGAGCTCGCCGCCGAGGCGGCGCGCGCCGCGCGCGTGTTCCTCGCCGGCGGGCTGACCCCGGAGAACGTGGCCGAGGCGGTGAGCAGGGTGCGGCCGTACGGGGTGGACGTCGCGAGCGGCGTGGAGCTCATGCCCGGCGTGAAGGACGAGGAGAAGGTCCGCCGGTTCGTCCAGGCGGCGAAGGAGGCAGCGCGATGA
- the trpC gene encoding indole-3-glycerol phosphate synthase TrpC: protein MTFLEGILARKREEVAARRAAEPDGELEARARAAPPPRGFEAALSLPGGPARIIAEVKRASPSAGAIAAGLDAPAQARRYAAAGAAAISVLTDGPGFGGSLADLAAVRAAVGVPLLRKDFVVDRYQLLEARAAGADAALLIVAALGDDALRALLDDCSALGLAALVEVHDAAEADRALAAGARIVGVNNRDLHTFAVDLATSERILPRLPDGVRGVAESGVRSPEDARRLRRAGAANLLVGEALVRAADPGALIREMTA, encoded by the coding sequence GTGACCTTCCTCGAGGGGATCCTGGCGCGCAAGCGGGAGGAGGTCGCGGCGCGCCGGGCGGCCGAGCCCGACGGCGAGCTGGAGGCGCGCGCCCGCGCGGCGCCGCCGCCCCGGGGCTTCGAGGCGGCGCTCTCGCTGCCCGGCGGGCCGGCGCGCATCATCGCCGAGGTGAAGCGCGCGAGCCCGTCCGCGGGCGCGATCGCCGCCGGGCTCGACGCGCCCGCGCAGGCGCGCCGCTACGCCGCCGCGGGCGCGGCGGCGATCTCGGTCCTCACCGACGGCCCGGGCTTCGGCGGCTCGCTCGCGGATCTCGCCGCCGTGCGGGCCGCGGTCGGCGTGCCCCTGCTCCGCAAGGACTTCGTCGTCGACCGCTACCAGCTCCTCGAGGCGCGCGCGGCCGGCGCCGACGCGGCCCTGCTCATCGTGGCGGCCCTCGGGGACGACGCGCTGCGCGCGCTGCTCGACGACTGCTCGGCGCTCGGCCTCGCCGCGCTCGTGGAGGTGCACGATGCGGCCGAGGCGGACCGCGCGCTCGCCGCGGGCGCCCGGATCGTCGGCGTGAACAACCGCGATCTCCACACCTTCGCCGTGGACCTCGCCACCTCCGAGCGGATCCTGCCCCGGCTCCCGGACGGCGTGCGCGGGGTCGCCGAGAGCGGGGTGCGCAGCCCCGAGGACGCGCGCCGCCTGCGCCGCGCCGGCGCCGCGAACCTGCTCGTGGGAGAGGCCCTCGTGCGGGCCGCGGACCCGGGAGCGCTGATCCGCGAGATGACGGCGTAG
- the trpD gene encoding anthranilate phosphoribosyltransferase, with product MIQQALTRLLDRHDLARAEMSAVMDEIADGGATPAQVGAFLAALRLKGETVEEIAGAAEVMRARVDPIRVDRDVFVDTCGTGGDGRHTFNISTTAAFIVAGAGVTVAKHGNRAVSSRSGSADVLAALGVDVDAAKDVVERAIEEVGIGFLFAPRLHPAFKAVAGIRRELGVRTVFNLLGPLANPAGARYQVLGVYEPRWVPILGGVLAALGAAHAFVVHGEGLDEIAVTGMTHVCEVRAGECERYAMVPEDLGLRRHEEAEIAGGDADRNARILADVLAGQQGGPRDAALANAAAALVAAGAAADLREGVRLGAEAVDRGAASDKLARLVAVTRGGA from the coding sequence ATGATCCAGCAGGCCCTGACGCGGCTCCTCGACCGCCACGACCTCGCGCGCGCGGAGATGTCCGCGGTGATGGACGAGATCGCGGACGGCGGCGCGACGCCGGCGCAGGTGGGCGCGTTCCTCGCGGCGCTGCGGCTGAAGGGCGAGACCGTGGAGGAGATCGCCGGCGCGGCGGAGGTGATGCGGGCCCGCGTCGACCCCATCCGCGTGGACCGGGACGTGTTCGTGGACACCTGCGGGACCGGCGGCGACGGGCGGCACACCTTCAACATCTCCACCACCGCCGCGTTCATCGTGGCGGGCGCCGGCGTGACCGTGGCGAAGCACGGCAACCGCGCGGTCTCCTCGCGCTCGGGCTCGGCGGACGTGCTCGCCGCGCTGGGCGTGGACGTGGACGCGGCGAAGGACGTGGTGGAGCGCGCCATCGAGGAGGTCGGCATCGGCTTCCTGTTCGCGCCGCGCCTGCACCCTGCGTTCAAGGCGGTGGCCGGCATCCGGCGCGAGCTCGGGGTCCGGACCGTCTTCAACCTGCTCGGGCCGCTCGCCAACCCGGCCGGCGCGCGCTACCAGGTCCTGGGCGTCTACGAGCCGCGCTGGGTGCCGATCCTCGGCGGCGTGCTCGCCGCGCTCGGCGCCGCGCACGCGTTCGTCGTCCACGGCGAGGGGCTCGACGAGATCGCGGTCACCGGCATGACGCACGTGTGCGAGGTGCGCGCGGGCGAGTGCGAGCGCTACGCCATGGTGCCGGAGGACCTCGGCCTCCGCCGGCACGAGGAGGCCGAGATCGCCGGCGGCGACGCCGACCGGAACGCGCGCATCCTGGCGGACGTCCTCGCCGGCCAGCAGGGCGGGCCGCGCGACGCCGCGCTCGCGAACGCGGCGGCGGCGCTCGTCGCGGCCGGCGCGGCCGCCGACCTGCGCGAGGGGGTGCGGCTCGGCGCGGAGGCCGTCGATCGCGGCGCCGCGTCCGACAAGCTCGCCCGCCTCGTCGCGGTCACGCGGGGTGGGGCGTGA
- a CDS encoding aminodeoxychorismate/anthranilate synthase component II, whose translation MLLLDNYDSFTFNLVQYLGELGADVEVFRNDAIDVAGIQARRPDGLVLSPGPCTPDDAGVTLEAIAALAGELPILGVCLGHQAIGQAFGGKVIRNARIVHGKASPVLHAGAGVFAGLPSPFEAGRYHSLVVERETLPAALEITAWTEEEEIMGLRHRALDVEGVQFHPESILTAEGKRLLGNWLRRLDGGRAR comes from the coding sequence GTGCTCCTGCTGGACAACTACGACTCGTTCACCTTCAACCTGGTCCAGTACCTCGGCGAGCTCGGCGCCGACGTCGAGGTGTTCCGCAACGACGCCATCGACGTCGCGGGGATCCAGGCGCGCCGCCCGGACGGCCTCGTGCTCTCCCCCGGGCCGTGCACGCCGGACGACGCGGGCGTGACGCTCGAGGCCATCGCCGCGCTCGCGGGCGAGCTGCCCATCCTCGGCGTGTGCCTGGGGCACCAGGCCATCGGCCAGGCCTTCGGGGGCAAGGTGATCCGCAACGCGCGCATCGTGCACGGGAAGGCGAGCCCGGTCCTGCACGCCGGGGCGGGCGTGTTCGCGGGGCTGCCGTCGCCGTTCGAGGCGGGGCGCTACCACTCGCTCGTCGTCGAGCGGGAGACGTTGCCCGCGGCCCTCGAGATCACCGCCTGGACCGAGGAGGAAGAGATCATGGGGCTGCGGCACCGGGCGCTGGACGTGGAGGGCGTCCAGTTCCACCCCGAGTCGATCCTGACCGCCGAGGGCAAGCGGCTCCTCGGCAACTGGCTCCGCCGCCTCGACGGCGGGAGGGCGCGATGA
- the trpE gene encoding anthranilate synthase component I yields MPVRVEVDADTETPVSAFLKLSRGERQAFLLESVEGGERSARFSFLGAGPKSVLRHKLGDRGDPLAAVRAALATHTAVRVPGTPRFAGGLVGHVGYDAVKLFEPRVPIANPDELGFPDLLLMDFDEVVAFDNRRHSLHVICEVRCDEGDDPRALYARAVKRIRARLALLAAPLEDRRARRAAKPSELVPRVAKPDYLAAVERAKDYVRAGDCQQIVLSQRFDAEVSVPPFEIYRALRRVNPSPYLFFLKDGERALVGSSPETLIKLEDGEVTLRPIAGTRKRGGDAAEDARLEAELRADPKENAEHVMLVDLGRNDVGRVSAVGSVRVTALKTVERYSHVMHLVSEVKGRLAAGLGAVDVLRAGFPAGTVSGSPKVRAMEIIDELEPARRGPYAGAVGYFDRGGDMEMCIAIRTLMARGRRVSVQAGGGLVYDSDPEAEYQETLNKARAVFTAVAQAESRVLDAVARPPAPAARTVAARTPKASRRRPRRGER; encoded by the coding sequence GTGCCGGTGCGCGTCGAGGTCGACGCCGACACCGAGACGCCGGTCTCCGCGTTCCTGAAGCTCTCCCGCGGCGAGCGGCAGGCGTTCCTGCTCGAGTCGGTCGAGGGCGGCGAGCGCAGCGCGCGGTTCAGCTTCCTCGGCGCCGGCCCCAAGAGCGTGCTGCGCCACAAGCTCGGCGATCGCGGCGACCCCCTCGCCGCGGTGCGCGCCGCGCTCGCCACGCACACGGCCGTGCGCGTCCCGGGCACGCCCCGCTTCGCGGGCGGGCTGGTCGGGCACGTCGGCTACGACGCGGTGAAGCTGTTCGAGCCGCGCGTGCCGATCGCGAACCCGGACGAGCTCGGGTTCCCCGACCTGCTGCTCATGGACTTCGACGAGGTGGTGGCGTTCGACAACCGGCGCCACTCGCTGCACGTCATCTGCGAGGTCCGCTGCGACGAGGGCGACGATCCCCGGGCGCTCTACGCGCGCGCCGTGAAGCGCATCCGGGCGCGGCTCGCGCTCCTCGCCGCCCCGCTCGAGGACCGCCGGGCGCGGCGCGCCGCGAAGCCGTCCGAGCTCGTCCCCCGCGTGGCGAAGCCCGACTACCTCGCCGCGGTCGAGCGCGCGAAGGACTACGTCCGGGCCGGGGACTGCCAGCAGATCGTGCTCTCGCAGCGCTTCGACGCCGAGGTCTCGGTCCCGCCGTTCGAGATCTACCGCGCGCTGCGGCGCGTGAACCCCTCGCCGTACCTGTTCTTCCTGAAGGACGGGGAGCGCGCCCTCGTCGGCTCCTCGCCCGAGACGCTCATCAAGCTCGAGGACGGCGAGGTGACGCTCCGGCCCATCGCGGGCACGCGCAAGCGCGGCGGGGACGCGGCGGAGGACGCGCGGCTCGAGGCGGAGCTGCGCGCCGACCCGAAGGAGAACGCCGAGCACGTCATGCTCGTGGACCTCGGCCGCAACGACGTCGGCCGCGTCTCCGCGGTGGGCAGCGTGCGCGTCACCGCGCTCAAGACCGTGGAGCGGTACTCGCACGTCATGCACCTCGTCTCGGAGGTGAAGGGCAGGCTCGCCGCCGGCCTCGGCGCGGTGGACGTGCTGCGGGCGGGCTTCCCCGCCGGCACGGTCTCCGGCTCGCCCAAGGTGCGGGCGATGGAGATCATCGACGAGCTGGAGCCGGCGCGGCGGGGACCCTACGCCGGCGCGGTCGGCTACTTCGACCGCGGCGGCGACATGGAGATGTGCATCGCCATCCGCACGCTCATGGCGCGCGGCAGGCGCGTGTCGGTCCAGGCGGGCGGCGGCCTCGTGTACGACTCCGACCCCGAGGCGGAGTACCAGGAGACCCTCAACAAGGCGCGCGCGGTGTTCACGGCGGTGGCCCAGGCCGAGTCTCGCGTGCTCGACGCCGTCGCGCGGCCCCCGGCCCCGGCGGCGCGCACCGTGGCGGCGCGCACGCCGAAGGCGAGCCGGCGCCGGCCGCGCAGGGGCGAGCGATGA
- the panD gene encoding aspartate 1-decarboxylase produces MRRTFFKSKIHRATVTHADLDYEGSVSIDEDLLDASGILEYEAVHVWNITRGTRLQTYAIKGERGSGVICINGAAAHLNKPGDLVILATFAELDEAEARGFKPTVVLVDRKNKIVESDAVEIAGPARRVSA; encoded by the coding sequence ATGCGCCGGACCTTCTTCAAGTCGAAGATTCACCGCGCCACGGTCACGCACGCTGACCTGGACTACGAGGGCTCCGTCTCGATCGACGAGGACCTCCTCGACGCCTCCGGGATCCTCGAGTACGAGGCCGTCCACGTGTGGAACATCACGCGCGGCACGCGGCTGCAGACCTACGCCATCAAGGGCGAGCGCGGCTCCGGCGTCATCTGCATCAACGGCGCGGCCGCCCACCTGAACAAGCCGGGCGATCTCGTCATCCTCGCGACGTTCGCCGAGCTGGACGAGGCCGAGGCGCGCGGGTTCAAGCCGACCGTGGTCCTCGTCGACCGCAAGAACAAGATCGTCGAGAGCGACGCGGTCGAGATCGCTGGGCCGGCGCGGCGGGTGTCGGCATGA
- a CDS encoding glycosyltransferase family 25 protein yields MHPSFDLLNRTFDRIFVVTLPRALERQARVTSRLTGLDYRFFHGFDRQQLDLDRLAREGVYAPERARRVDRHGRALGAGQVGCSLSHRKLYEQAIENGWSRVLVLEDDVVARDDDLPQLTAALSQLPEAWDVLYLGYTNFETVTRRDRVKQASYVVLSALRLMKWRPREILRFHPRPFSPNLRCAGLHHCTHAYAFTLAGAKKLLAAQTPVAFPADQLLVHLVLRGEIRAFVTEPKFFDQEAPPGGVGSFVAA; encoded by the coding sequence GTGCATCCCTCGTTCGACCTCCTCAACCGAACGTTCGACCGCATCTTCGTCGTGACCCTGCCTCGCGCCCTCGAGAGGCAGGCCCGCGTCACGTCCCGCCTCACGGGGCTCGACTATCGGTTCTTCCACGGCTTCGATCGCCAGCAGCTCGACCTCGATCGGCTCGCGCGCGAGGGCGTCTACGCGCCAGAGCGCGCCCGGAGGGTGGATCGTCACGGCAGGGCCCTGGGCGCCGGCCAGGTCGGGTGCTCTCTCTCCCATCGGAAGCTCTACGAGCAGGCGATCGAGAACGGCTGGAGCCGCGTGCTCGTCCTGGAGGACGACGTCGTCGCGCGCGACGACGACCTTCCTCAGCTCACGGCGGCGCTCTCGCAGCTGCCCGAGGCGTGGGACGTCCTGTACCTCGGCTACACCAACTTCGAGACGGTCACCAGGCGCGACCGCGTGAAGCAGGCGAGCTACGTCGTGCTCTCGGCGCTGCGGCTCATGAAGTGGAGGCCGCGAGAGATCCTGCGCTTTCACCCGAGACCCTTCTCGCCGAATCTTCGCTGCGCCGGGCTGCACCACTGCACTCACGCATACGCCTTCACCCTCGCGGGAGCGAAGAAGCTCCTCGCGGCGCAGACGCCGGTCGCCTTCCCCGCCGACCAGCTCCTCGTGCACCTCGTGCTTCGCGGAGAGATCCGCGCGTTCGTCACCGAGCCGAAGTTCTTCGACCAGGAGGCCCCGCCGGGCGGAGTGGGCTCGTTCGTCGCAGCCTGA
- a CDS encoding glycosyltransferase family 4 protein: protein MTPSSPLRDAPSPPDAPRWTDSLRAEFPALAGVRIAVVGYVLVSPVTGEIQTGGTETYAATLAEVARGLGGDVVFLQRSRTPFAPREVRPGLSARSWARPRDVGPLLRAVREEAGARPTVTLLFVEDYLPDVADHPSVFLHHGILDDGAFERRPRSRLMGWVRDVRKLWVWHRRRRRHFRMVTRTTRTVAVDTNVGNVTRFMFPQLEWGGRIEYVPNFGTLLPRAEVVAKWRDLHAPTTVLFARRFVMKRGTFLWADVLREIAPRYPEVQFRCVGRGPGEPWLRELAARQANVKVLERPHDEMVEEHRRAHISAVPSLWSEGTSLSAIEAMCAGAAVVSTDVGGLGNLVIPNATGLIAPATPDAFGAALRRLLDDRALARRLALSGHRAAAASFSHSAWARRMCRVLAGVLADPTPRSPVRRVAPAPGVE from the coding sequence GTGACCCCCTCCTCGCCTCTGCGCGACGCGCCCTCGCCGCCGGACGCGCCGCGCTGGACCGACTCGCTGCGCGCGGAGTTTCCCGCCCTGGCGGGGGTCCGCATCGCCGTGGTGGGGTACGTGCTCGTCTCGCCCGTCACGGGAGAGATCCAGACGGGCGGAACCGAGACGTACGCGGCGACGCTCGCGGAGGTGGCGCGGGGGCTGGGCGGCGACGTGGTGTTCCTGCAGCGCTCCCGCACGCCGTTCGCGCCGCGCGAGGTCCGCCCCGGGCTCTCGGCGCGCAGCTGGGCTCGCCCGCGGGACGTCGGTCCGCTCCTGCGCGCCGTGCGGGAGGAGGCCGGCGCGCGGCCCACGGTCACCCTGCTGTTCGTCGAGGACTACCTGCCCGACGTGGCCGACCACCCCAGCGTCTTCCTCCACCACGGGATCCTGGACGACGGCGCGTTCGAGCGGCGGCCGCGCTCGCGCCTCATGGGATGGGTGCGCGACGTCCGGAAGCTCTGGGTGTGGCACCGTCGGAGGCGGCGGCACTTTCGGATGGTCACCCGCACGACCCGCACCGTCGCGGTGGACACGAACGTGGGGAACGTGACGCGCTTCATGTTCCCGCAGCTGGAGTGGGGTGGGCGCATCGAGTACGTGCCCAACTTCGGAACCCTCCTCCCGCGCGCGGAGGTGGTGGCGAAGTGGCGCGACCTCCATGCGCCGACCACCGTGCTGTTCGCGCGCCGGTTCGTCATGAAGCGCGGCACGTTCCTGTGGGCGGACGTGCTCCGCGAGATCGCCCCGCGCTACCCCGAGGTCCAGTTCCGCTGCGTCGGCCGGGGACCAGGCGAGCCCTGGCTGCGCGAGCTCGCCGCGCGCCAAGCGAACGTGAAGGTCCTCGAGCGACCGCACGACGAGATGGTCGAGGAGCACCGGCGCGCGCACATCTCGGCCGTCCCGAGCCTCTGGTCGGAGGGGACGAGCCTCTCGGCCATCGAGGCGATGTGCGCCGGCGCGGCGGTGGTCTCGACCGACGTGGGCGGGCTCGGCAACCTCGTGATCCCGAACGCCACCGGCCTCATCGCGCCGGCGACGCCGGACGCGTTCGGCGCTGCGCTGCGGAGGCTGCTCGACGACCGCGCGCTCGCGCGCCGCCTCGCGCTCTCCGGTCATCGCGCCGCCGCCGCATCCTTCTCCCACTCGGCCTGGGCGCGCCGCATGTGCCGGGTGCTCGCCGGCGTCCTCGCGGATCCGACCCCGCGGTCACCGGTCCGGCGAGTGGCGCCAGCGCCGGGGGTGGAGTAG